The following coding sequences lie in one Pseudomonadota bacterium genomic window:
- the lysS gene encoding lysine--tRNA ligase produces MSEDTNQYIELRRGKAAKLREMGVSPYPNGIEPSHTAVQIHAKFDDQDAAALEKIDETFSLAGRIMAIRAFGKAAFLKLRDRTGDLQIFVQKQAINDQLFELYKMFDVGDFAWFHGRLFRTKTGELTLAAGDLKFVTKSIQPLPEKWHGLTDIEARYRQRYIDLIVNEGVKRAFVVRSQVVQAIREFMVSRGFLEVETPMMHPIPGGAAARPFVTHHNKLDQDLFLRIAPELYLKRLVVGGMERVFEINRNFRNEGISIQHNPEFTMLEFYQSYATYEDLMRLTEEMLSEVCGKVLGADEAIYQGERISFKAPFARHTLKESLVEIGGVDPAILTSREKALKYARSLGDELKSKDEGLGAILTEIFELTVEKRLVRPTFITQYPTEVSPLSRRNDADPEVADRFELFVYGREIANAFSELNDPADQAGRFRAQVEALGRGDEEAMHFDEDYITALEYGMPPTAGEGIGIDRLVMLLTDSPSIRDVILFPLLRRKKEGEEKV; encoded by the coding sequence ATGTCCGAGGACACAAATCAATATATAGAGCTGAGGCGAGGGAAGGCGGCAAAACTCCGCGAGATGGGGGTGAGCCCGTATCCCAACGGCATCGAGCCCTCGCACACCGCGGTCCAGATCCACGCGAAGTTCGACGATCAGGACGCCGCTGCCCTCGAGAAGATCGATGAAACATTCTCGCTCGCCGGCCGGATAATGGCGATCCGGGCCTTTGGAAAGGCCGCCTTTCTCAAACTCAGGGACCGCACGGGCGACCTGCAGATATTCGTTCAAAAACAAGCTATTAACGATCAACTCTTCGAGCTTTACAAGATGTTCGACGTGGGCGATTTCGCCTGGTTCCACGGCAGGCTCTTCCGCACCAAGACAGGCGAGCTCACCCTGGCTGCCGGCGATCTCAAGTTTGTCACGAAGTCCATACAGCCGCTGCCCGAGAAATGGCACGGGCTGACCGACATCGAGGCGCGCTACCGGCAGCGCTACATCGACCTCATCGTGAACGAAGGCGTCAAGCGGGCGTTCGTGGTCCGCTCGCAGGTGGTGCAGGCGATCCGGGAGTTCATGGTCTCCAGGGGGTTCCTCGAGGTCGAGACGCCGATGATGCATCCGATCCCCGGGGGCGCGGCGGCCAGGCCCTTCGTCACGCACCACAACAAGCTCGACCAGGACCTCTTCCTCCGCATCGCGCCGGAGCTCTATCTCAAGAGGCTCGTCGTCGGCGGCATGGAGCGGGTCTTCGAGATAAACAGAAACTTCAGAAACGAGGGGATATCGATCCAGCACAACCCCGAGTTCACCATGCTGGAGTTCTACCAGAGCTACGCCACCTACGAGGACCTCATGAGGCTGACCGAGGAGATGCTCTCCGAGGTCTGCGGCAAGGTGCTCGGGGCCGACGAGGCGATCTACCAGGGTGAGAGGATAAGCTTCAAGGCGCCGTTCGCCCGCCACACCCTCAAGGAGTCCCTCGTCGAGATCGGCGGGGTGGACCCCGCCATACTCACCTCGCGCGAGAAGGCGCTCAAGTACGCGCGCTCCCTCGGCGACGAGCTCAAGTCGAAGGACGAGGGTCTCGGCGCGATCCTCACCGAGATCTTCGAGCTCACCGTGGAGAAGAGGCTCGTCCGGCCGACCTTCATCACCCAGTACCCGACCGAGGTCTCGCCGCTCTCTCGCCGGAACGACGCGGACCCGGAGGTGGCGGACCGATTCGAGCTCTTCGTGTACGGCCGCGAGATCGCGAACGCCTTCTCCGAGCTCAACGACCCCGCCGACCAGGCGGGCCGTTTCAGGGCGCAGGTCGAGGCGCTCGGCCGCGGCGACGAGGAGGCCATGCACTTCGACGAGGACTACATCACCGCTCTCGAGTACGGCATGCCGCCCACGGCGGGCGAGGGCATAGGCATCGACAGGCTGGTGATGCTGCTCACCGATTCACCATCGATCCGAGACGTCATACTGTTTCCGCTCCTCAGGAGAAAGAAGGAGGGCGAAGAGAAGGTTTAG
- the lnt gene encoding apolipoprotein N-acyltransferase has translation MNRDNMRRNAYQAVCAALSGALVALCFPTVFFGRHLPEMGWLAWIALVPLVIVVLDASPRRAFALAFISGLVAYGGSLYWIYRALHHYGKLPPLASSLVLALMILILAAYIALAPAIARFIQTRWRGEMIALLPACWASVELARNYGPAGGFPWANIAMSQWRALSMIQIADLVGIYGLIFLIVWVNVCLAEIVSALAGRRPAQLALKTGVTIALLVATFAYGRVRLGEISTNLAPAGTMTVGIVQGNIAQEDKWREDRAIENLKILRRGTRALRDASVDLVLWPEASFPWPIDTRTAEIEPIALGFDAEELGPVPRLGMGAISEKPDGGYYNSFVLFDAKGNLTGRYHKVHLVPFGEYVPYGRLLFFARKLTEPAGNFSPGEGYEPILIGDTMAGPLVCYEDIFPEISRSLVRNGAEYLVNVTNDAWYGVSSAPFQHLALAVFRSVENRRYMVRATNTGVSAVISPSGRVETESGIFHDALIVAPIGLRRGLAPYSRMGDWFAYACAAYAAIGLIIAVAIGIRKRRGRSTAN, from the coding sequence ATGAATCGCGACAACATGAGGAGAAACGCATACCAGGCAGTCTGCGCCGCCCTCTCCGGAGCGCTCGTGGCGCTCTGCTTTCCGACCGTGTTCTTCGGCAGGCATTTGCCGGAGATGGGCTGGCTCGCCTGGATCGCCCTGGTGCCGCTTGTCATCGTGGTGCTCGATGCGAGCCCACGAAGGGCCTTCGCACTCGCCTTCATCTCGGGGCTGGTCGCGTACGGCGGCTCTCTCTACTGGATATACCGGGCGCTGCACCACTACGGCAAGCTTCCGCCGCTGGCCAGCTCGCTCGTGCTCGCGCTCATGATACTCATACTCGCGGCCTACATCGCCCTGGCGCCGGCGATTGCGCGCTTCATACAGACGAGGTGGCGCGGCGAGATGATCGCCCTTTTGCCCGCGTGCTGGGCATCGGTCGAGTTGGCGCGCAATTACGGGCCCGCCGGTGGTTTCCCTTGGGCGAACATCGCCATGTCGCAGTGGCGCGCGCTTTCGATGATCCAGATCGCGGACCTCGTCGGCATATACGGACTCATCTTCCTGATCGTCTGGGTCAACGTCTGCCTCGCCGAGATAGTCTCCGCGCTGGCAGGCAGGAGGCCCGCGCAGCTCGCTCTCAAGACAGGGGTCACGATTGCGCTGCTGGTCGCGACATTTGCTTACGGCCGCGTGCGCCTGGGCGAGATCAGCACGAACCTCGCGCCTGCCGGCACGATGACCGTGGGCATCGTCCAGGGCAACATCGCGCAGGAGGACAAGTGGCGCGAGGACAGGGCGATTGAAAACCTCAAGATCCTCAGGCGGGGCACCAGGGCCCTCAGGGACGCCTCGGTCGATCTCGTGCTCTGGCCCGAGGCCAGCTTCCCATGGCCGATCGACACCCGGACCGCCGAGATAGAGCCGATTGCTCTGGGATTCGATGCAGAGGAACTCGGCCCTGTGCCCAGGCTCGGCATGGGCGCCATATCGGAGAAGCCGGACGGGGGTTATTACAACAGCTTCGTCCTCTTCGACGCAAAGGGGAACCTGACCGGCCGCTATCACAAGGTGCACCTGGTGCCGTTCGGGGAGTACGTGCCCTACGGCAGGCTGCTCTTCTTCGCCAGAAAGCTGACCGAGCCGGCCGGAAACTTCTCCCCCGGCGAGGGTTACGAGCCGATACTGATAGGCGACACGATGGCCGGTCCGCTGGTGTGCTACGAGGACATCTTCCCCGAGATATCGCGCTCGCTGGTCAGAAACGGTGCGGAGTACCTCGTGAACGTGACAAACGACGCCTGGTACGGGGTCTCCTCCGCGCCGTTCCAGCACCTGGCCCTGGCGGTCTTCCGCTCGGTGGAGAACCGCAGGTACATGGTCAGGGCGACAAACACCGGGGTCTCGGCGGTGATATCGCCCTCGGGCAGGGTAGAGACCGAATCGGGAATCTTCCACGACGCTCTGATCGTCGCCCCGATAGGGCTGCGAAGGGGGCTTGCGCCCTATTCGAGGATGGGGGACTGGTTCGCATATGCGTGCGCCGCCTATGCCGCGATTGGATTGATAATTGCAGTGGCGATCGGGATCAGGAAACGCAGAGGGCGGAGCACGGCAAACTGA
- the prfB gene encoding peptide chain release factor 2: protein MFDLPAKRKRVEEIDSLSHQPGFWDDAKGAGVLTKERDALASTLSTFDGLARSIADAEAVVDLARGGGAGELVGEAHSELARVEKVLDDLEFRRMLSGASDRNNAIMFINAGAGGTEACDWAEMLLRMYRRWCDAHGYANEVVDFTAGDGAGFRSVTMTVQGDYAYGYLKAENGVHRLVRISPFDANKRRHTSFTSVFVLPEVADDIEVEIRDEDLRIDTFRSGGAGGQHVNKTDSAVRITHEPSGIVVACQSERSQHQNKANALKVLRAKLYEIEVEKRQAEEDKLTRDKKKIEWGSQIRSYVMQPYRMVKDHRTDVETGNVDAVMDGELDGFIRSYLLRSANA from the coding sequence ATCTTTGACCTGCCTGCGAAGAGGAAGAGGGTCGAGGAGATAGACTCCCTTTCTCACCAGCCCGGGTTCTGGGACGACGCCAAGGGGGCCGGGGTCCTCACCAAGGAGAGGGACGCCCTGGCCTCGACGCTCTCGACCTTTGACGGGCTCGCCCGGTCCATCGCGGACGCGGAGGCGGTCGTCGATCTCGCGAGGGGGGGCGGGGCGGGGGAGCTCGTGGGGGAGGCTCACTCGGAGCTGGCCCGGGTGGAGAAGGTGCTCGACGACCTGGAGTTCAGGCGCATGCTCTCCGGCGCCAGCGACCGCAACAACGCCATCATGTTCATCAACGCGGGGGCGGGCGGCACGGAGGCGTGCGACTGGGCGGAGATGCTCCTGCGCATGTACCGCCGCTGGTGCGACGCGCACGGGTACGCCAACGAGGTGGTGGACTTCACCGCAGGGGACGGGGCCGGGTTTCGGAGCGTCACCATGACGGTCCAGGGCGACTACGCGTACGGGTATCTCAAGGCCGAGAACGGGGTCCACAGGCTGGTGAGGATCTCGCCGTTCGACGCGAACAAGCGGCGCCACACCTCATTCACCTCGGTCTTCGTACTGCCCGAGGTGGCGGACGACATCGAGGTGGAGATACGCGACGAGGACCTTCGCATAGACACCTTCCGCTCGGGGGGGGCCGGGGGCCAGCACGTCAACAAGACCGACTCCGCGGTCCGCATAACTCACGAGCCCAGCGGCATCGTCGTCGCCTGCCAGAGCGAGCGGAGCCAGCACCAGAATAAGGCCAACGCGCTCAAGGTGCTCAGGGCCAAGCTCTACGAGATCGAGGTCGAGAAGCGCCAGGCGGAGGAGGACAAGCTCACCAGGGACAAGAAGAAGATAGAATGGGGAAGCCAGATCCGCTCCTACGTCATGCAGCCCTACCGGATGGTGAAGGACCACCGCACCGACGTCGAGACCGGAAACGTCGACGCGGTGATGGACGGGGAGCTGGACGGGTTCATAAGGTCGTATTTGCTCCGGAGCGCCAATGCATAG
- a CDS encoding PhoH family protein, with protein MLRKKVSQSARVVALEFDDNRVARDLFGAEDRHLRRLEEGLGIEVDVRGTGLRLAGAGGAVKSGERILTSLYSMLKKGYPITGSDIERAIALMSRDRNADVERLFASSIFLPARKRAIVPRSPAQREYLEMMASHDVVFSIGPAGTGKTYLAVAMALTSLLKRQYDRIVLTRPAVEAGEKLGFLPGDMVEKVNPYLRPLYDALHDMLEMDRVEEMIAEGVIEIAPIAFMRGRTLHRAFVILDEAQNCSYQQMKMCLTRLGVDSRMVVNGDVTQIDLPPGQRSGLLEAWRILDGCEGIAFHRFTEVDVVRHNLVSRIVNAYQTDEGRHG; from the coding sequence ATGCTCAGGAAAAAGGTCTCACAGTCCGCAAGGGTGGTTGCGCTCGAGTTCGACGACAACCGCGTCGCACGCGACCTCTTCGGCGCCGAGGACAGGCACCTGCGGAGGCTCGAGGAAGGCCTCGGCATCGAGGTCGACGTCCGCGGCACGGGGCTCAGGCTTGCGGGGGCCGGCGGCGCGGTGAAGTCGGGCGAGAGGATACTCACCAGCCTCTACTCGATGCTCAAGAAGGGCTACCCCATAACCGGCTCGGACATCGAGAGGGCGATCGCCCTGATGAGCCGGGACAGGAACGCAGACGTGGAGCGCCTATTCGCGAGCTCGATCTTTCTTCCCGCAAGGAAGCGCGCCATCGTCCCCCGCTCCCCCGCTCAGAGGGAGTACCTGGAGATGATGGCCTCCCACGACGTGGTGTTCTCCATAGGCCCCGCGGGCACCGGGAAGACATATCTCGCGGTCGCGATGGCGCTCACCTCGCTGCTCAAGAGGCAGTACGACAGGATTGTGCTCACGAGGCCGGCCGTGGAGGCGGGCGAGAAGCTGGGCTTTCTCCCCGGCGACATGGTGGAGAAGGTCAACCCATACCTCAGGCCGCTCTACGACGCGCTGCACGACATGCTCGAGATGGACAGGGTGGAGGAGATGATCGCGGAGGGCGTCATCGAGATCGCACCGATCGCCTTCATGCGCGGCAGGACGCTGCACCGGGCGTTCGTCATACTGGACGAGGCGCAGAACTGCTCCTACCAGCAGATGAAGATGTGCCTCACGAGGCTGGGGGTCGACTCGAGGATGGTCGTCAACGGCGACGTGACGCAGATCGACCTTCCGCCCGGCCAGCGCTCCGGCCTCCTGGAGGCCTGGCGCATACTCGATGGCTGCGAGGGGATAGCGTTCCACCGCTTCACAGAGGTCGACGTGGTCAGGCACAACCTGGTGAGCAGGATAGTCAACGCATACCAGACCGACGAGGGTCGTCATGGCTGA
- a CDS encoding HDIG domain-containing protein has product MAERTFEGARRAFAAAAGEIGSFFSSLARARAFSWISIVLLAAAVTLVTTISFQQIPPAVSVGQIAARDIKADRNYEIVDEEAGKKLRDEAMASVLPVYDYDAGLAAAQEGRVREAFEAARRLVAGWAPPDRSAAARAGTVLPISDERRAEMERLLSQRLGIELPESAVSQLAKDGFNRRSEGAILTLVSRAMSGPVLTEAPQREGEEPVRAILRTVEEAKEAGAPPRKDEVEVEDICLYPVVFRVRAQIEKENLSALGIGDARTGAAIASLASAMVQPNVIFNRTESASRRDAAAAAIKDATIKLKAGEMIIREGARFDNWHLKVLSGMRAERKSASYYLEFMGTFLLVICFLLLPFMSVEKFFRRGRVSREDHLLMALVGLSVLLIMRFSLTLAPAVRDAMLLSLNSSGLHYAVPVAGGAMLIRMFLRADVSFVFAIVLSIFAGLFVETDATFVAYCLITSLTAIMAIANADRRSHIIRAGALTGAAGVAAVLGIRLILSANAPVAASLSETLWCMLFAMVSGVGCAIYAMIAAPVVESVSGYTSDIKLLELANLNHPVLRELVVRAPGTYHHSHLVGLLGEAAATEIGANALLVRVGAYYHDIGKLKKPLYFVENTKPGENRHEKLSPSMSALIVSAHVKDGIELAQSSKIPRAIYDMIPQHHGTRLISFFYEKAKVSEDPSLQRVDPKDFRYPGPKPQTREAAILMLADVTEASVRALKEKSPARIEQTVQKTIHDIFNETQLDECDLTLRDLNMIATAFTRTLLGIYHARIEYAKEVENEKDKQTHREAAGDHGEHPQRAPEGEGGPGGD; this is encoded by the coding sequence ATGGCTGAGCGAACATTTGAAGGGGCTCGCAGGGCGTTTGCGGCAGCGGCCGGGGAGATCGGCTCTTTTTTCAGCTCGCTCGCTCGCGCCCGCGCATTCTCCTGGATCTCGATAGTGCTGCTGGCCGCGGCCGTGACCCTGGTCACCACGATCTCCTTTCAGCAGATACCCCCTGCCGTGAGCGTGGGCCAGATAGCGGCCAGGGACATAAAGGCGGACCGCAACTATGAGATAGTGGACGAGGAGGCGGGCAAAAAGCTTCGGGACGAGGCGATGGCCTCGGTGCTGCCGGTGTACGACTACGATGCCGGGCTCGCCGCGGCCCAGGAAGGCCGCGTCCGCGAGGCCTTCGAGGCGGCGCGCAGGCTCGTTGCCGGCTGGGCCCCTCCCGATCGCTCCGCCGCAGCGAGGGCGGGGACGGTCCTGCCGATCTCCGACGAGAGGCGCGCCGAGATGGAGAGGCTCCTCTCGCAGAGGCTCGGGATCGAACTCCCGGAATCCGCAGTGTCGCAGCTCGCGAAGGATGGGTTCAACAGGCGCAGCGAGGGCGCCATTTTGACGCTCGTATCGAGGGCCATGTCCGGCCCCGTGCTCACCGAGGCGCCGCAGCGGGAGGGCGAGGAGCCCGTTCGTGCGATCCTCAGGACCGTGGAGGAGGCGAAGGAGGCCGGCGCCCCGCCCAGAAAAGACGAGGTGGAGGTTGAGGACATCTGCCTCTACCCGGTCGTCTTCAGGGTGAGGGCGCAGATCGAGAAGGAGAACCTCTCGGCTCTCGGTATAGGCGATGCGAGGACAGGCGCGGCGATCGCTTCGCTGGCTTCCGCGATGGTGCAGCCCAACGTGATCTTCAACAGGACCGAGAGCGCCTCCCGCCGCGACGCGGCCGCTGCGGCGATCAAGGACGCCACCATCAAGCTCAAGGCCGGCGAGATGATAATCAGGGAGGGCGCCCGGTTCGACAACTGGCACCTGAAGGTGCTCTCCGGGATGAGGGCGGAGCGCAAGAGCGCCTCGTATTATCTGGAGTTCATGGGCACGTTCCTGCTGGTGATCTGCTTTCTTCTTCTGCCTTTCATGTCTGTCGAGAAGTTCTTCCGCAGGGGCAGGGTGAGCCGCGAGGACCACCTCCTCATGGCACTGGTCGGCCTCTCGGTACTGCTCATCATGAGGTTCTCGCTGACCCTGGCGCCTGCGGTCCGCGACGCGATGCTGCTCTCCCTCAACTCCTCGGGCCTCCACTACGCGGTGCCGGTGGCGGGCGGGGCCATGCTCATCAGGATGTTCCTCAGGGCCGACGTCTCCTTCGTCTTCGCGATCGTCCTTTCGATATTCGCAGGCCTGTTCGTGGAGACCGACGCGACGTTCGTCGCCTACTGCCTGATCACGAGCCTCACCGCTATCATGGCGATCGCGAACGCCGATCGCCGGAGCCACATCATCAGGGCGGGCGCCCTTACCGGCGCAGCGGGAGTTGCGGCCGTGCTGGGCATCAGGCTGATACTCAGCGCGAACGCGCCGGTGGCCGCCTCCCTCTCCGAGACCCTCTGGTGCATGCTCTTCGCCATGGTCTCCGGCGTCGGCTGCGCCATATACGCGATGATCGCGGCGCCGGTGGTGGAGTCGGTCTCGGGCTACACCTCGGACATCAAGCTGCTGGAGCTCGCCAACCTCAACCATCCGGTCCTGCGCGAGCTGGTCGTCAGGGCGCCGGGCACCTACCACCACTCGCACCTGGTGGGGCTCCTGGGCGAGGCGGCCGCGACGGAGATCGGGGCGAACGCGCTGCTGGTGAGGGTGGGGGCCTACTATCACGACATAGGCAAGCTCAAAAAGCCGCTCTATTTCGTTGAGAACACCAAGCCGGGCGAGAACAGGCATGAGAAGCTCTCCCCCAGCATGTCCGCGCTCATTGTCTCCGCGCACGTCAAGGACGGCATCGAGCTCGCGCAGTCGTCCAAGATACCCAGGGCGATATACGACATGATACCGCAGCACCACGGCACGAGGCTCATAAGCTTCTTCTATGAGAAGGCGAAGGTGTCCGAGGACCCGTCGCTGCAGAGGGTCGACCCCAAGGACTTCAGGTACCCCGGCCCCAAGCCCCAGACCAGGGAGGCCGCGATACTGATGCTCGCCGACGTGACCGAGGCCTCGGTGAGGGCGCTCAAGGAGAAGAGCCCGGCCCGCATCGAGCAGACCGTGCAGAAGACGATCCACGACATCTTCAACGAGACCCAGCTCGACGAGTGCGATCTGACGCTTCGGGACCTCAACATGATAGCCACGGCGTTCACCAGGACGCTGCTCGGCATATACCACGCGCGGATAGAGTACGCGAAGGAAGTGGAGAATGAGAAGGACAAGCAGACCCACCGGGAGGCTGCGGGGGATCACGGCGAGCATCCGCAACGGGCACCCGAGGGCGAAGGCGGACCTGGGGGCGATTAG
- the mazG gene encoding nucleoside triphosphate pyrophosphohydrolase, producing MKDLGKRFEELVGIMARLRAPDGCPWDREQSYKDIAAHTLEETHEVLEAIDREDYDALKEELGDLLLQILFYSRIAEEESRFSVEDVVDSITKKLIHRHPHVFGDSKVSGTGEVLAQWEQLKKQEGKRSVLGGVPDSLPALLKAFRLGEKSSRVGFDWSDAEGILGKVEEEAQELHEARKQGATDEIDHEYGDLLFTLANLGRFLKIDPEGALRRATQRFMKRFNSIERQIEQTGRKLGELSPEEWDRLWELAKKEG from the coding sequence ATGAAAGACCTGGGAAAGAGGTTCGAGGAGCTTGTCGGGATAATGGCGAGGCTCAGGGCGCCCGACGGCTGCCCCTGGGACCGCGAGCAGTCGTACAAGGACATCGCCGCGCACACCCTCGAGGAGACGCACGAGGTGCTCGAGGCCATCGACCGCGAGGACTACGACGCGCTCAAGGAGGAGCTGGGCGACCTTCTGCTCCAGATACTCTTCTACTCCCGGATAGCCGAAGAGGAGTCCCGATTCTCAGTGGAGGACGTCGTTGACTCCATCACGAAGAAGCTGATCCATCGCCATCCCCACGTCTTCGGCGACAGCAAGGTCTCCGGGACCGGCGAGGTGCTTGCGCAGTGGGAGCAGCTCAAGAAGCAGGAGGGGAAAAGATCGGTGCTCGGGGGCGTCCCCGACAGCCTGCCCGCGCTGCTGAAGGCCTTCCGCCTCGGCGAGAAGAGCTCGCGGGTCGGCTTCGACTGGTCCGACGCCGAGGGGATACTCGGAAAGGTCGAGGAGGAGGCGCAGGAACTCCACGAGGCGCGGAAACAGGGGGCGACCGACGAGATCGATCACGAGTACGGCGATCTGCTTTTCACGCTGGCCAACCTCGGCCGCTTCCTCAAGATCGACCCCGAGGGGGCCCTGCGCAGGGCGACACAGCGCTTCATGAAGCGGTTCAACTCGATCGAACGGCAGATTGAGCAGACCGGGAGGAAGCTCGGCGAGCTCTCGCCTGAGGAATGGGACAGGCTCTGGGAGCTGGCGAAGAAAGAGGGATAG
- a CDS encoding YjbQ family protein, producing the protein MNTTSGIDVLSVIHETNRAIREANAQDGLVTIIVPEPGAALAILEPLSEILEQFRSSLAIFPGEGVEAKNRRREAVPVSPRVVSAVLGRSVSIPLAAGKLVLGLREEPMLVDMDPRGRRREFFVQVMSEAAQAAAAGGAQRPRR; encoded by the coding sequence GTGAACACGACGAGCGGGATCGACGTGCTCTCCGTGATCCACGAGACCAACAGGGCGATCAGGGAGGCGAATGCCCAGGATGGGCTCGTCACGATAATCGTCCCTGAGCCCGGCGCGGCCCTTGCGATACTCGAGCCGCTGTCCGAGATCTTGGAGCAGTTCAGAAGTTCGCTCGCGATCTTCCCGGGCGAGGGGGTGGAGGCGAAGAACAGGCGCAGGGAGGCGGTGCCGGTCTCTCCCAGGGTCGTCTCCGCCGTGCTGGGAAGGTCGGTCTCGATCCCGCTCGCGGCGGGAAAGCTCGTGCTGGGGCTCAGGGAGGAGCCGATGCTCGTGGACATGGACCCCCGGGGCAGGAGGCGGGAGTTCTTCGTCCAGGTGATGAGCGAGGCGGCCCAGGCCGCCGCAGCGGGCGGTGCCCAGAGGCCCAGGAGATAG
- the ybeY gene encoding rRNA maturation RNase YbeY — MRRTSRPTGRLRGITASIRNGHPRAKADLGAISRALRRATAGGGQSARRAEIILTDDATISSLALRYRGCGGPTDVLAFEYTGDPSLAGEVAVSLDAAKRQARERSAPLSDELLLLCVHGLLHVSGQGDESPADWRRMRTAEFETLARIL; from the coding sequence ATGAGAAGGACAAGCAGACCCACCGGGAGGCTGCGGGGGATCACGGCGAGCATCCGCAACGGGCACCCGAGGGCGAAGGCGGACCTGGGGGCGATTAGCCGGGCGCTGAGGCGAGCGACCGCAGGGGGTGGGCAAAGCGCCCGTCGCGCGGAGATAATACTCACCGACGACGCTACGATCTCGAGCCTCGCCCTGCGCTACCGGGGATGCGGGGGGCCGACCGACGTGCTCGCGTTCGAGTACACCGGCGACCCATCGCTCGCCGGGGAGGTGGCGGTCTCGCTCGATGCGGCCAAGAGGCAGGCGCGCGAGCGGTCGGCGCCGCTCTCGGACGAGCTCCTGCTCCTGTGCGTCCACGGCCTTTTGCACGTCTCGGGGCAGGGCGACGAGAGCCCGGCCGACTGGCGAAGGATGCGGACAGCCGAGTTCGAGACCCTGGCCAGGATACTGTGA
- a CDS encoding ABC transporter permease, with translation MNFPLNSWIAARYLRSRSAGRFAPMLTATAVAGIAAGTMALVVVMSVMLGFRDELAQRLAGFSAHITLIRAAGSEELRERDLDAILEGVRVVDAVPYVQGEVIATAEGGGEPAVLGARVRGVDMERMGAMSGIDIYRAGDGPGLPDTSWRDEDSLPEATVGSEAAAQLMVHPDFADSLRLTAPLAEVGPAGDLVPNSRSYRVAGIFRSGIYEYDGKYVLVGLEEAQRLLGQQAEEGWQIRLADPTDTPEALAAARARLPEGWRAEGFDEHNRKLFAALKLERAAMGAILAMVLVIASCSIAGVALLITAAKRRDIGIMQAIGLSQGRIRRIFITHASLIGAAGSGIGFVLGTLAATAAQMWPIRLPDSYYLDYLPVELNLPLSAAFALVGVAVAAAASFYPVATASRVSPIEVLRYE, from the coding sequence ATGAACTTCCCTCTCAATTCATGGATCGCCGCGCGCTACCTGCGTTCCCGGAGCGCGGGCCGCTTTGCGCCCATGCTCACCGCCACCGCTGTCGCGGGGATAGCGGCCGGCACCATGGCGCTGGTCGTCGTCATGTCGGTGATGCTGGGGTTCAGGGACGAGCTGGCCCAAAGGCTCGCCGGGTTCAGCGCCCACATCACGCTCATCAGGGCTGCCGGTTCAGAGGAGCTGCGCGAGAGGGACCTGGATGCGATCCTCGAGGGCGTGCGGGTCGTCGACGCCGTGCCGTACGTGCAGGGCGAGGTCATCGCGACCGCCGAGGGGGGCGGCGAGCCGGCGGTGCTCGGCGCCCGCGTGCGCGGCGTGGACATGGAGCGCATGGGCGCCATGTCGGGAATCGATATCTACCGCGCGGGCGACGGTCCCGGGCTCCCCGACACGTCGTGGAGGGACGAAGACTCCCTGCCCGAGGCGACGGTGGGCAGCGAGGCGGCTGCCCAGCTCATGGTGCATCCCGATTTTGCCGACTCGCTGAGGCTCACCGCCCCCCTTGCGGAGGTGGGGCCCGCGGGCGACCTCGTCCCGAACTCGAGGAGCTACAGGGTGGCGGGCATCTTCCGCTCCGGCATCTACGAGTACGACGGCAAGTATGTCCTCGTGGGGCTCGAGGAGGCGCAGAGGCTCCTCGGGCAGCAGGCGGAGGAGGGCTGGCAGATAAGGCTCGCCGACCCGACCGACACGCCGGAGGCGCTGGCCGCCGCCAGGGCGAGGCTCCCGGAGGGATGGCGGGCGGAGGGGTTCGACGAGCACAACCGCAAGCTGTTCGCCGCCCTGAAGCTCGAGCGGGCGGCCATGGGGGCGATACTGGCCATGGTGCTCGTGATCGCCTCGTGCTCGATCGCCGGGGTGGCGCTTCTCATCACCGCGGCCAAGCGCCGCGACATAGGGATAATGCAGGCCATCGGGCTTTCGCAGGGGCGGATCAGGCGGATATTCATCACGCACGCCTCGCTCATAGGCGCGGCGGGGTCGGGGATCGGATTCGTCCTCGGCACCCTCGCGGCGACGGCGGCGCAGATGTGGCCGATCCGGCTCCCGGACTCGTATTACCTCGACTACCTTCCGGTGGAGCTGAACCTGCCGCTCTCCGCGGCCTTCGCGCTGGTCGGTGTCGCGGTGGCGGCCGCGGCGTCGTTCTATCCGGTCGCGACGGCGTCCAGGGTGAGCCCGATCGAGGTCTTGAGATACGAATGA